The bacterium genome contains the following window.
TATTTCTGGGGCTGTCTCCGGTGCCGTCCCTTATCGCGGTCGTTGTATGGGTGGCGCTAACCTTCGGCACTGGTTATGTTTCGGTCGGGAGCATAGCGGCTGCTGCGGTTCTGCCTGCATCGGTGATCATTCTTGGGATTGTCAGAGGGAATCAGTCGGTTTTGCTGTCGGCTCTTTCGGTCATTATCGGTCTGCTGGTTATTGTACGGCACCGCTCGAACATTGTCAGACTGATGAAAGGCGAGGAAAACCGTTTCGGCAGGAGGGGTAAACAACAGGCATCCGTAACGGGTGAAAAATGAGTAATAACCTTTGAAGTAATTATTAGTACCATGCTTGAATACCTGATATAATATTTATCTCCCCTCTCCTGTTTACGGCGGGGGTGAGGGTTCCCTGAAATTCTTTCACACAGAGGGAAAGGGAACTGATAAGTATAACCATTTTTCATTATTTCAATGGTTTCGAGTAATAAGTGATACCCTCCTGGTCATATATATTTACTTTGGTGATACTATTATGAAAATTACCGTGCTCGGAGCGGGTAACTGGGGTACGACTGCCGCGCTTCTGCTCGATAAAAACGGACATACGGTATCCTTGTGGGAGTACAATGAACAGCTTGCGCGGGATATGATCGAACACCGCGAGAACGAAACATATCTCAGAGGATTTCCAATTCCCGATACGATACTGGCCACCTGGCGCCTCGGAGAAGCGGTCGAAGGTGCGGACATGCTCGTTTTTGCCGTTCCGTCCTCTGTCATGCGTCAGACAGCGAAGGCTGTGAAGAATGCCGGGAATTTGAGCGAAAATGTGCTCATGGCGTCTCTTTCCAAGGGGCTCGAACATGATACGATGATGACTATGACAGGCATTATCGCAGAGGAGACCGGAGTAGAGAAGACTGTTGCCCTGTCGGGTCCGTGTATTGCAAACGAGGTTGCACGGGGACTGCCTACAACTATTGTGTCGGCCTCCGATGTTCCCGAAGCGGCACTTACCGTAAGGGATGCGTTTATGACGCCGCGGTTCAGGGTTTATACATCTGATGACCCGCATGGTGTCCAGCTCGGTGGTGCGCTGAAAAACATTATCGCCATTGCCGCGGGGATAAATGACGGTCTCGGGTATGGCACGAATGCAAAGAGCGCGCTTGTAACGAGGGGAATAGTTGAAATAATACGGTTTGGAAAGATGCAGGGCGCCTGTCCCGAAACATTCAACGGCTTATCGGGAATAGGCGATCTCATAACGACCTGTATCAGCGGCCATTCACGGAACAGACGTCTGGGAGAGGAACTCGCCCGCGGCAGGAAAACCGAGGACATTCTCAGGGAAATGGTCATGGTCGCCGAGGGAGTGCCGACAACGAGATCGGTTCATGAATATGCCGTGAAGCATGACATCGATATGCCGATTACCACGAAAGTATATGGCGTTCTTTTCGAGGGCCTGCCGCCCGGTGAAGCGGTCCGCGAACTCATGACCCGCGACCCGAAACACGAACATATTGTATGAGAGCTTTATCCTCAATCGACAGTTTACCAAATCCCGAACCATGAACAGTAAACTATAAACCAGAAACCAGAAAAAAATCATGGCTGAGGAAAAGAAAAAACTCTATTACTCCATCAGCGAAGTGGCCGAGATGACTGGGCTGAAACCGCATATTCTCAGATTCTGGGAAGGCGAGTTCCCCACGCTCAGGCCCCGCAAGAACCGTGCGGGTAACCGCGCGTATACCGACCGCGATGTGAGAATTGTCAGGCTTATCAGGCATCTCCTCTACGATGAAAAATATACCATCGAGGGCGCAAAGAAACGTTTGAAAACCGACAGGGATGCCACGGAATCCCAGCTTTCGCTTCCGTTCACACAGAACGAGGTCAATGTTAAGGAAATTCTGGCCGATCTTCGCAAACTGCAAAAAATGATTGATACACTATAAGAAGAGCTTGTAAAACAATATCTTATATGTTGATAGAAGCTGCCATAGATCAGCACGAAGTGCCGATCCCCGATTAATGATTTTGGGACATGTTTGATGCCCTTGACAGCAACAAAACAACATATTTCATTATCGGGCGCGTGAAAAACCTTTTTCAGCGCCCTCATAAAATAGACTGGAGTATCACTGCATGAAAGTATCGAGCTGCTTTATACCGACGCGCAAAGAAATCCCCAAGGAAGCCGAAATACCGAGCCACCGGATGATGCTGAGAGCCGGGCTTATCCGTCAGCACATCGCGGGCGTTTATTCCATACTGCCCCTCGGGTGGCGTATCCTGAGGAATATCATGGAAATCATCCGTCAGGAGATGGAGCGTATCGGATGTCAGGAATTTTATCTCCCGGTGCTTTCCTCGGCGGAGCTCTGGGCGCAGAGCGGGCGTTGGGATACATTCGGAGACGATATGTTCCGTCTCAAGGATCGGAAAGGCCGCAGCCTCTGCCTTGCACCGACTCACGAAGAGGTTTTCGCCGAGATAGCCTCCCATGATATACGATCATACCGTGATCTTCCCCAGATGTGGTACCAGATTCAGACCAAGTTCAGGGACGAGGTACGTCCCCGGTCGGGCCTCCTGAGGGTTCGTCAGTTTTTCATGAAGGATGCGTATTCATTCGATGTCGATGCCGAGGGTCTCGACAGGAGCTATCAGCTCCAGCGTGAAGCCTATATACGGATATTTGAGCGTTCGGGGCTCGATATCAGGATTGTCAGAGCATCCTCCGGTGCAATGGGAGGCCGTGACTGCGAAGAATTCATGGTGCTGTCTGAGTCCGGCGACGACGAAATCGTCAACTGTCACTCGTGCGGTTATGCGGCAAACCAGGAAATCGCGGAATCGGTGGTCGAACCGGTGACAGGAGAGCGGAAAGAGCTCCGTAAAACCCACACGCCCGATAAGCGGACAATTGATGATGTTTCAGATTTTCTTCATGTAGAACCGTCACGGCTCGTGAAATCGCTTCTTTATGTTACCCTCAAGGACAACGAACGGGTATTTATTCTTGTCAGGGGGGATCATCAGGTTGACGATGTCAAACTCGCAGCGGTACTCGGGGAATGCAGACCGGCTGAGCCCGACGAAGTCAGTGCTCTTACCGGCGCCGAAGTGGGTTTTGTCAGCCCGATCGGTATCGACAACGTTAAAGTATTTGCCGATCCGGTGCTTAAGGGAACAA
Protein-coding sequences here:
- a CDS encoding proline--tRNA ligase; its protein translation is MKVSSCFIPTRKEIPKEAEIPSHRMMLRAGLIRQHIAGVYSILPLGWRILRNIMEIIRQEMERIGCQEFYLPVLSSAELWAQSGRWDTFGDDMFRLKDRKGRSLCLAPTHEEVFAEIASHDIRSYRDLPQMWYQIQTKFRDEVRPRSGLLRVRQFFMKDAYSFDVDAEGLDRSYQLQREAYIRIFERSGLDIRIVRASSGAMGGRDCEEFMVLSESGDDEIVNCHSCGYAANQEIAESVVEPVTGERKELRKTHTPDKRTIDDVSDFLHVEPSRLVKSLLYVTLKDNERVFILVRGDHQVDDVKLAAVLGECRPAEPDEVSALTGAEVGFVSPIGIDNVKVFADPVLKGTTDLVAGANEIDCHYIGVDMDRDIRIDRYIQLRAVQAGDPCIVCGAKLSVSRAIEVGHIFKLGTRYSEALNASFLDENGISHPIVMGSYGIGVERIMASVIERNFDGTSMVWPRELAP
- a CDS encoding MerR family transcriptional regulator: MAEEKKKLYYSISEVAEMTGLKPHILRFWEGEFPTLRPRKNRAGNRAYTDRDVRIVRLIRHLLYDEKYTIEGAKKRLKTDRDATESQLSLPFTQNEVNVKEILADLRKLQKMIDTL
- a CDS encoding NAD(P)-dependent glycerol-3-phosphate dehydrogenase; protein product: MKITVLGAGNWGTTAALLLDKNGHTVSLWEYNEQLARDMIEHRENETYLRGFPIPDTILATWRLGEAVEGADMLVFAVPSSVMRQTAKAVKNAGNLSENVLMASLSKGLEHDTMMTMTGIIAEETGVEKTVALSGPCIANEVARGLPTTIVSASDVPEAALTVRDAFMTPRFRVYTSDDPHGVQLGGALKNIIAIAAGINDGLGYGTNAKSALVTRGIVEIIRFGKMQGACPETFNGLSGIGDLITTCISGHSRNRRLGEELARGRKTEDILREMVMVAEGVPTTRSVHEYAVKHDIDMPITTKVYGVLFEGLPPGEAVRELMTRDPKHEHIV